One Halobacterium sp. DL1 DNA window includes the following coding sequences:
- a CDS encoding transposase IS200 has translation MKYNLETGSHTVYALQYHFVTVTKYRADLLTDEIAERVGEIASDISEDFGVNIQNVNGGSDHVHILFTAKPTTDLTKFINSLKGVTSRKIRDENPEVRQALDKAFWQPGYFLTTTGQVSIDVLMEYVEEQ, from the coding sequence ATGAAGTACAACCTCGAAACCGGGTCGCACACGGTCTACGCGCTCCAATATCACTTCGTGACCGTCACGAAGTACCGCGCAGACCTACTCACCGACGAAATCGCAGAACGGGTCGGTGAGATTGCCAGCGACATCTCCGAGGACTTCGGCGTAAACATCCAGAACGTCAACGGCGGAAGCGACCACGTTCACATCCTCTTCACGGCGAAGCCAACGACCGACCTCACCAAGTTCATCAACTCACTCAAGGGCGTCACATCTCGCAAAATCCGTGACGAGAACCCCGAGGTTCGGCAGGCGCTCGACAAAGCGTTCTGGCAACCGGGATACTTCCTCACCACCACTGGCCAAGTGAGCATCGACGTGCTGAT